The nucleotide window TGGGGACCCTGGTCAAGCAGGTCGGCAAGTACCTGAGTGCCGCACCTCGCGTGGAGGCCCCGTCCGGTTACTCGCAGGATGCGTGAACCGCGGTGGCTCGACGATGAGCAGGCCGGACGCCATGTCCGGCCGTACGCCATCACAGGTGGCCGCACCCGCCACAGTCAGCATCACTTCACGCTGATCACCCTGGTCGTCTCGCGGTTCATCCACGAGTCCGACCAGGACCATTTAGAGCCGGAGGCCATGGCGATCCTCGCGCTCTGCCGCGACCGCGCCGTCGCGGTGGCCGAGATCGCCGGGACTCTGGATCTGCCTGTGAGTGTGGTGAAGGTGCTCTGTGGTGACCTCCTCAACGCCGAGCTGAT belongs to Streptomyces graminofaciens and includes:
- a CDS encoding DUF742 domain-containing protein — translated: MREPRWLDDEQAGRHVRPYAITGGRTRHSQHHFTLITLVVSRFIHESDQDHLEPEAMAILALCRDRAVAVAEIAGTLDLPVSVVKVLCGDLLNAELIIVQSPPALTEQPSVDLIERVMDGIRQL